A single region of the Paludibacter jiangxiensis genome encodes:
- a CDS encoding YgiQ family radical SAM protein has translation MIDYTAWLPTTKKEVEMRGWNELDVIIFSGDAYVDHPAFGAAVIGRVLEAEGLKVAIVPQPNWRDDLRDFKKLGKPRLFFGISAGCMDSMVNHYTANKRLRSNDAYTPGGVSGFRPDYATVVYSTILKQLFPETPVVIGGIEASMRRFSHYDYWSDSYKRSILLDSKADLLVYGMGEKSIREIASRIAAGNSVQSITNIPQTAYCIPNKASMEEYPGVETIDLLSHEACLKDKRNSARNFKIIEEESNKIIANRLTQTEGNRKIVVNPPYTTWSQAEIDAAYDLPYTRLPHPKYKDKPIPAFEMIRFSVNTHRGCFGGCAFCTISMHQGKQVISRSEESILKEVKLIGKMPDFKGYLSDLGGPSANMYRLQGIDKGQCQKCKRPSCIYPAVCKNLNVDHSEMIKLYKEVDALPFIKKSFIGSGVRYDLLLHKTGNSAIDKSLSAYTRELIAHHVSGRLKVAPEHTSDAVLKFMRKPSFQLFKEFCREFDKINREEGLNQQLIPYFISSHPGCSTDNMAELAIETKSLNFKLEQVQDFTPTPMTLATEIYYTGINPYTGDKVFTSKAANDKKAQQQFFFWYKPEFRQSIIQELRKMNRPDLIDKLLGYKNIEPRKNQEKGSGRASGKRKR, from the coding sequence ATGATCGATTATACTGCCTGGTTACCAACAACTAAGAAAGAAGTGGAGATGCGTGGCTGGAATGAGTTGGATGTTATCATCTTCTCCGGCGATGCATATGTAGACCATCCAGCTTTCGGAGCTGCTGTAATCGGACGTGTACTGGAAGCCGAGGGTCTGAAAGTTGCCATTGTGCCCCAACCGAACTGGCGCGATGACCTGCGTGACTTTAAGAAACTCGGCAAGCCGCGCCTTTTCTTTGGAATTTCAGCCGGTTGTATGGATTCAATGGTTAATCACTATACAGCCAACAAGCGTCTTCGATCCAATGATGCTTACACCCCCGGAGGCGTTTCCGGCTTTCGTCCGGATTATGCCACTGTCGTATATTCAACTATTCTTAAGCAGCTTTTCCCTGAGACTCCGGTGGTAATTGGAGGAATCGAAGCCTCGATGCGCAGGTTTTCGCACTACGACTATTGGTCGGACAGCTACAAGAGAAGCATTTTGCTGGATAGCAAAGCTGATTTGTTGGTGTATGGGATGGGCGAAAAGTCGATCCGAGAAATTGCATCCCGTATTGCAGCAGGAAATTCCGTTCAAAGCATTACAAATATTCCACAAACTGCATATTGCATTCCGAACAAGGCTTCGATGGAAGAATATCCGGGCGTTGAAACGATTGATCTGTTGTCGCACGAAGCCTGCCTGAAGGACAAGCGCAACTCTGCCCGGAATTTTAAAATAATTGAGGAAGAGTCGAATAAAATTATAGCCAACCGGCTTACGCAAACCGAAGGCAACAGAAAGATCGTGGTCAATCCGCCTTACACCACATGGAGTCAGGCAGAAATAGACGCTGCTTACGACCTTCCTTATACCCGCCTGCCGCATCCAAAATACAAGGACAAACCGATACCTGCATTTGAAATGATCCGGTTTTCAGTGAACACTCACAGAGGGTGTTTTGGCGGCTGCGCTTTTTGCACCATCTCCATGCATCAGGGCAAGCAGGTCATTTCACGTTCGGAAGAATCCATTCTGAAGGAGGTAAAACTCATTGGAAAAATGCCCGATTTCAAAGGATACTTGTCCGATCTTGGAGGTCCATCGGCCAACATGTACAGACTGCAGGGAATCGATAAAGGACAATGCCAGAAATGCAAGCGACCTTCATGTATCTACCCGGCTGTGTGTAAAAACCTGAATGTAGACCATTCGGAAATGATAAAACTTTATAAAGAGGTAGATGCTTTACCTTTTATAAAGAAAAGCTTTATTGGAAGCGGCGTTCGCTACGATTTATTATTGCACAAAACCGGTAATAGTGCTATTGACAAATCGCTCTCGGCATATACACGGGAGTTAATCGCTCATCACGTTTCCGGGCGGTTGAAAGTGGCCCCGGAACACACGTCGGATGCCGTTTTGAAATTCATGCGTAAACCTTCCTTCCAACTTTTCAAAGAGTTTTGCCGGGAGTTTGATAAAATAAACCGTGAAGAAGGTTTGAATCAGCAGTTGATTCCATATTTCATTTCAAGTCATCCGGGATGCTCTACCGATAACATGGCCGAATTGGCTATTGAAACAAAATCACTGAATTTCAAGCTGGAGCAGGTACAGGATTTCACTCCTACCCCAATGACTCTCGCTACCGAAATTTATTATACCGGCATCAATCCATATACCGGAGATAAAGTTTTCACCTCAAAAGCTGCTAATGACAAAAAAGCCCAGCAGCAGTTCTTTTTCTGGTACAAACCGGAATTCCGACAATCAATCATTCAGGAATTAAGGAAGATGAACCGTCCTGATTTGATTGATAAATTACTGGGGTATAAAAATATAGAACCGAGAAAAAACCAGGAAAAGGGTTCGGGAAGAGCATCCGGAAAAAGAAAACGTTAA
- a CDS encoding acyl-[acyl-carrier-protein] thioesterase: MTVIGKYPFQLSPQDCDFREQVSLPALGDLILQAAGKSADENGFGMQKLNTANRTWVVSRMAIEMQRFPKWREWINIETWVEEVGRTSTTRHFRISDEYGKEIGGSSTLWAMIDVESRRAIDLKTIEGLSEAASGIPAVIDKPGRVPSVDGGTKKTHNVRYSDIDFNQHANSMKYVEWLLDSFSLDWHQNHYIKRFEINFLHEVLYGDQVEIFHKQDKMLSLFEIKKPDGNGVCKMKLEWQ, encoded by the coding sequence ATGACAGTAATTGGCAAATATCCTTTTCAACTGAGCCCTCAGGATTGCGATTTCAGAGAACAGGTATCACTGCCCGCTTTAGGAGATTTAATTCTTCAGGCAGCCGGAAAATCTGCTGACGAAAATGGCTTTGGAATGCAGAAACTCAATACGGCAAACCGAACCTGGGTTGTTTCCCGAATGGCAATTGAGATGCAACGATTTCCGAAATGGAGAGAGTGGATCAACATTGAAACCTGGGTGGAAGAGGTTGGCAGGACATCGACGACACGTCATTTCAGAATCTCTGATGAATATGGCAAGGAAATCGGAGGTTCTTCTACACTTTGGGCAATGATAGATGTGGAAAGCCGAAGGGCTATCGACCTAAAAACGATTGAGGGACTAAGCGAGGCCGCTTCTGGAATTCCGGCGGTTATTGACAAACCGGGACGCGTTCCATCAGTGGATGGAGGCACGAAGAAGACTCACAACGTTCGATACAGCGACATTGATTTTAACCAACATGCCAACAGCATGAAATATGTGGAATGGTTACTCGACAGCTTTTCTCTCGACTGGCATCAAAACCATTACATCAAGCGGTTCGAAATTAATTTCCTTCATGAAGTCCTTTATGGAGACCAAGTGGAGATATTTCACAAACAGGACAAGATGCTTTCGTTGTTCGAAATAAAAAAGCCGGATGGCAACGGAGTGTGTAAAATGAAATTAGAATGGCAATAG
- the ilvC gene encoding ketol-acid reductoisomerase, whose amino-acid sequence MAVMNFGGVDENVMTRDEFPLKKAKEVLKDEVIAIIGYGVQGPGQGLNLRDNGFNVIVGQRKDSKTWDKAIADGWVPGETLFEIEEACQRATIIQYLLSDAAQIAVWPRIKPYLTAGKALYFSHGFGITYKERTGIVPPADVDVILVAPKGSGTSLRRMFLQGRGLNSSYAIFQDATGKAKDRVIALGIGVGSGYLFETNFKKEVYSDLTGERGTLMGAIQGLLLAQYEVLRENGHTPSEAFNETVEELTQSLMPLFAENGMDWMYANCSTTAQRGALDWMGPFHDATKPVFAKLYSEVACGNEAQRSIDTNSKPDYREKLEEELKALRESEMWRAGAVVRKLRPENN is encoded by the coding sequence ATGGCAGTAATGAATTTTGGCGGGGTTGACGAAAACGTTATGACCCGCGATGAATTTCCTTTGAAAAAGGCGAAAGAGGTATTAAAAGACGAAGTAATCGCTATCATTGGTTATGGAGTGCAAGGCCCGGGACAAGGATTGAACCTCCGCGACAATGGTTTCAATGTAATCGTTGGCCAACGTAAAGATTCAAAAACATGGGACAAAGCCATCGCTGACGGCTGGGTGCCGGGCGAAACACTGTTCGAAATCGAAGAAGCTTGCCAACGTGCAACTATTATCCAATACTTATTGTCAGATGCTGCTCAGATTGCAGTTTGGCCACGCATCAAACCTTACCTGACAGCTGGTAAAGCACTTTATTTTTCACATGGTTTCGGCATCACCTACAAAGAACGCACAGGCATTGTTCCTCCTGCAGATGTTGATGTTATCCTTGTTGCTCCTAAAGGTTCGGGAACTTCACTTCGCCGTATGTTCCTTCAGGGTCGCGGTTTGAACTCTTCTTACGCTATCTTCCAGGATGCTACAGGCAAAGCAAAAGACCGCGTTATCGCTTTGGGTATCGGGGTTGGTTCAGGCTACCTGTTTGAAACAAACTTCAAAAAAGAAGTTTACTCTGACTTAACCGGCGAACGTGGTACTTTGATGGGTGCAATTCAAGGTCTTTTGTTAGCTCAATACGAAGTTCTTCGTGAAAACGGACATACTCCTTCTGAAGCTTTCAACGAAACCGTTGAAGAATTGACACAGTCTTTGATGCCTTTGTTTGCTGAAAACGGTATGGACTGGATGTATGCCAACTGTTCAACCACCGCTCAACGTGGTGCTTTGGACTGGATGGGACCATTCCACGACGCAACAAAACCTGTTTTTGCAAAATTATACTCTGAAGTTGCATGCGGTAACGAAGCTCAACGCTCCATCGACACCAACTCAAAACCTGACTACCGCGAAAAACTCGAAGAAGAGTTGAAAGCACTTCGTGAAAGCGAAATGTGGCGTGCAGGTGCAGTTGTACGCAAACTGCGTCCTGAAAACAATTAA
- a CDS encoding phenylacetate--CoA ligase family protein — MIWNEHAECMDREQLLKLQNERLRNMVSRLYYNVPFYRKKFQEAGIDPGDITGIHQLKDLPTTTKQDLRDNYPFGLFAVPQSEIVRLHASSGTTGKPTVGGYTRADLRTWSEVVARSLYAAGVDKNDVVHVSYGYGLFTGGLGIHQGAQKIGATVIPASGGNTKKQLQIMHDFGSTVLACTPSYALYLADTMKELGMDPSELKLRRGIFGAEPWTEEMRREIEAKLHLKALDIYGLTEVIGPGVAMECEHQKGLHIFEDHFIPEIVDPNTLQPVPHGQVGELLFTTVTKEGMPLLRYRTRDLTTMTVEKCACGRTLARLNKFLGRSDDMLIIRGVNVFPSQIESVLLEMSETEPHYQLIVDRVNNLDILEIRVEVNEAFFSDEIRQMENLAKKIKANIESVLGISAKIKLVEPKTIERSEGKAKRVIDLRKLVD; from the coding sequence ATGATTTGGAATGAACATGCAGAGTGCATGGACCGCGAGCAACTGCTCAAGCTGCAAAACGAGCGCTTACGCAACATGGTAAGCCGTCTTTATTACAACGTCCCCTTTTATCGCAAAAAATTTCAGGAGGCTGGCATCGATCCCGGAGATATAACGGGCATTCATCAGTTGAAAGACCTGCCTACCACCACCAAGCAAGACCTTCGCGATAATTACCCCTTCGGACTTTTTGCTGTACCGCAAAGCGAAATTGTGCGCCTGCATGCCTCCAGCGGCACAACCGGCAAACCGACAGTGGGCGGATATACCCGCGCCGATTTGCGTACCTGGTCGGAAGTGGTAGCCAGAAGTCTGTATGCTGCCGGCGTTGATAAAAACGACGTAGTGCATGTGTCGTACGGTTACGGATTGTTTACCGGAGGACTTGGAATTCATCAGGGAGCCCAGAAAATCGGCGCCACCGTTATTCCGGCTTCAGGCGGCAACACCAAGAAACAGCTCCAGATCATGCACGATTTTGGTTCAACGGTGCTGGCATGTACACCTTCCTATGCCCTTTACCTGGCTGACACAATGAAAGAACTGGGTATGGATCCGTCGGAACTGAAACTGCGTCGCGGTATTTTTGGAGCAGAGCCCTGGACTGAAGAAATGCGCCGTGAAATTGAGGCAAAACTTCACCTGAAAGCCCTTGATATTTACGGATTGACAGAAGTGATTGGACCGGGTGTAGCTATGGAGTGCGAACACCAGAAAGGGCTCCACATTTTTGAAGATCATTTTATTCCTGAAATTGTAGATCCCAACACCCTGCAACCGGTTCCTCACGGACAGGTAGGCGAATTGTTATTCACTACCGTTACCAAAGAAGGCATGCCGTTGCTCCGCTACCGTACCCGTGACCTCACCACAATGACTGTCGAAAAATGTGCATGTGGTCGTACATTAGCGCGATTGAATAAATTCCTGGGGCGTTCCGACGACATGTTGATTATTCGCGGCGTGAACGTATTCCCGTCTCAAATAGAATCAGTATTGCTCGAAATGAGCGAAACGGAGCCTCACTACCAACTCATAGTTGACCGGGTGAACAATCTGGACATTCTCGAAATCAGGGTCGAAGTAAACGAAGCTTTCTTCTCCGACGAAATCCGCCAGATGGAAAATCTCGCAAAGAAAATAAAAGCCAACATCGAAAGTGTGCTGGGTATCAGTGCCAAAATCAAGCTGGTAGAACCCAAAACCATCGAACGCTCCGAAGGAAAAGCAAAACGTGTGATCGATCTTCGGAAACTCGTGGATTGA
- a CDS encoding ACT domain-containing protein: MLLKQLSVFLENKPGRITQVTKALDEIGVNITAFNIADTSEFGILRMIVDNIDTALQALKAQGFSVRTTQVVGLVVPHQPGGMYQALEHVDKAGIEIEYMYAFAYNSKAAVIIKADDTQKLVEVLSGSGYHVLQEGELIQD; this comes from the coding sequence ATGTTACTGAAACAACTTTCCGTTTTTCTCGAAAACAAACCGGGACGTATCACCCAGGTAACCAAAGCGCTGGATGAAATCGGAGTCAACATTACCGCGTTCAATATAGCCGACACGTCAGAGTTTGGCATTTTACGAATGATCGTCGATAACATCGATACTGCTCTTCAGGCTCTTAAAGCGCAAGGCTTTTCTGTGCGAACAACGCAAGTGGTAGGTCTGGTTGTCCCTCACCAACCGGGAGGAATGTACCAAGCACTGGAACATGTTGACAAAGCCGGAATCGAAATCGAATACATGTACGCTTTTGCCTACAATTCGAAAGCTGCCGTAATCATTAAAGCCGACGACACTCAGAAACTGGTAGAAGTTCTCTCAGGTTCGGGTTACCACGTACTTCAGGAAGGCGAATTGATTCAGGATTAA
- a CDS encoding 50S ribosomal protein L25/general stress protein Ctc has translation MKTFELSGTVRPDLGKKATNAVRNSGNIPCVLYGGEQNINFQVTTGDVRKLIYTPEIFVVNLTVNGKTTKAILKDLQLHPVSDKVLHIDFLEVFDNKPVQIKVPVRLEGLAEGVKAGGKLQQNSRTLKVKALINDVPEQLKVNVEKLGMGKTIQVGELSFPNLELLTSKSAIVATVKATRASKGK, from the coding sequence ATGAAAACATTTGAATTAAGCGGAACTGTCCGCCCAGACTTAGGCAAAAAAGCCACCAACGCAGTAAGAAACTCCGGCAACATTCCTTGTGTTTTGTACGGTGGAGAACAAAACATCAACTTTCAGGTTACAACCGGTGATGTTCGTAAATTGATCTACACTCCTGAAATCTTTGTTGTTAACCTTACTGTTAACGGAAAAACAACCAAAGCTATCCTCAAAGATCTTCAATTGCACCCGGTAAGCGATAAAGTTTTGCACATCGACTTCCTTGAAGTATTTGATAACAAACCAGTTCAGATTAAAGTTCCTGTTCGTCTCGAAGGTTTGGCTGAAGGTGTTAAAGCCGGTGGTAAACTGCAACAAAACAGCCGTACACTCAAAGTTAAAGCTTTGATCAACGACGTACCTGAACAATTGAAAGTAAACGTTGAAAAACTGGGTATGGGTAAAACTATCCAGGTAGGCGAACTTTCATTCCCTAACCTCGAACTGCTTACTTCGAAATCAGCTATTGTTGCAACAGTTAAAGCAACACGTGCTTCGAAAGGTAAATAA
- the pth gene encoding aminoacyl-tRNA hydrolase: MKYLIAGLGNIGAEYQNTRHNIGFNVLDALAEASNVVFEDVRYGAVGELSLKGRKLVLLKPSTYMNLSGNAVRYWMTKENIPLENLLVVVDDLALPFGTLRLKQKGSDAGHNGLKNIQETLGTNSYSRLRFGIGNDFPKGRQIDFVLGQWSAEELTDLKPRIETACDIIKSFCLAGIQNTMNQYNNK, translated from the coding sequence ATGAAGTACCTCATTGCAGGACTTGGAAATATTGGGGCGGAGTACCAGAATACACGTCACAACATCGGATTCAACGTATTGGACGCCTTAGCAGAGGCGTCCAATGTTGTTTTTGAAGATGTGCGTTACGGAGCCGTTGGCGAATTATCGCTCAAGGGAAGAAAACTGGTACTGCTTAAACCATCAACCTATATGAATCTTAGCGGAAATGCCGTCCGCTACTGGATGACCAAGGAAAATATTCCGCTTGAAAACTTATTGGTTGTTGTAGATGACCTTGCATTGCCGTTCGGGACTCTTCGCCTGAAGCAAAAAGGCAGCGACGCAGGCCACAACGGATTAAAAAACATTCAGGAAACCCTGGGCACCAACTCTTATTCGCGCTTACGTTTCGGCATTGGCAATGATTTCCCAAAAGGACGCCAGATTGATTTTGTTTTGGGTCAATGGTCGGCAGAAGAACTCACTGACCTGAAACCACGCATCGAAACAGCCTGCGACATCATCAAAAGCTTCTGTCTGGCAGGCATTCAGAATACGATGAACCAGTATAACAACAAATAG
- the ribD gene encoding bifunctional diaminohydroxyphosphoribosylaminopyrimidine deaminase/5-amino-6-(5-phosphoribosylamino)uracil reductase RibD has product MNREQIEACYMRRCFQLAANGLGTVAPNPMVGAVIVCEGKIIGEGYHRIYGEAHAEVNAIASVDNKELLHHSTMYVNLEPCSHFGKTPPCSDLIIEMGIPRVVIANIDPNPKVAGRGVQKMRKAGVDVTTGFLEEEGTLLNRRFFTFQTKHRPYVQLKWAQSADGFLDRPRENNCDVPPVQISSEFTKMLVHKARTEESAIMVGTNTAIKDNPKLTARRWEGNNPVRVVVDRQLRIPAHYNLFDQTIPTLVYTEQKSSHKPNLSFIHINFAENAIQQIMDDLYKRNILSIIVEGGQLLLNAFITAGIWDEARIETAPLWLGDGVKAPQLDGSVVNTEIYDNIQILTINPNSNL; this is encoded by the coding sequence ATGAACCGGGAGCAAATAGAAGCCTGCTACATGCGCCGCTGTTTTCAGCTTGCAGCTAACGGACTGGGCACTGTGGCTCCGAATCCGATGGTAGGAGCAGTCATTGTGTGTGAAGGCAAAATCATCGGAGAAGGCTATCACCGGATATACGGCGAAGCTCACGCCGAAGTAAACGCCATCGCCAGCGTCGACAACAAAGAGTTGCTCCATCATTCTACCATGTATGTCAATCTGGAGCCGTGTTCTCACTTTGGCAAAACCCCACCCTGTTCCGACCTTATCATCGAAATGGGTATCCCTCGCGTTGTCATTGCCAACATAGACCCAAACCCGAAAGTAGCAGGCCGCGGTGTACAGAAAATGCGCAAAGCAGGCGTTGATGTCACCACAGGATTTCTTGAAGAAGAAGGAACCTTGCTTAACCGCAGGTTCTTTACATTTCAGACAAAACACCGCCCTTATGTACAATTGAAATGGGCGCAAAGTGCCGATGGTTTTTTGGACCGTCCGAGAGAAAATAATTGCGATGTTCCACCCGTACAGATTTCGAGCGAATTTACAAAGATGCTGGTTCACAAAGCCCGCACCGAAGAATCTGCCATCATGGTTGGCACAAACACGGCTATAAAAGACAACCCAAAGCTCACTGCCAGGCGCTGGGAAGGCAACAATCCCGTGCGGGTAGTTGTCGACCGCCAATTGCGTATTCCGGCTCACTATAATCTTTTCGACCAAACAATACCTACGCTGGTATATACCGAACAAAAATCATCACACAAGCCCAATCTGAGTTTCATTCATATTAACTTTGCTGAAAATGCGATTCAGCAGATAATGGATGATCTTTACAAACGAAACATTCTCTCCATCATAGTCGAAGGAGGCCAGTTATTACTGAATGCTTTCATCACAGCCGGCATTTGGGATGAAGCCAGAATAGAAACTGCACCCCTGTGGCTGGGTGACGGAGTAAAAGCACCACAACTCGATGGCAGTGTGGTTAATACTGAGATATACGACAACATTCAGATACTGACTATCAACCCCAATAGTAATCTATAA
- a CDS encoding M20 family metallo-hydrolase: MPEISSFHFPSADGDSAIGLLAAMIEIPSLSREENAVADYLEHWIESCGYSVNRTGNNVWLMAPGYDAEKPTILLNSHIDTVKPNAGWQRNPFKATFEGDKLYGLGSNDAGASVVSLLHTYFELVAKEQPYNLIFAATAEEEVSGTNGITSLLPLLPPIDFAVVGEPTEMNVAVAEKGLMVLDCVVYGQAGHAAHETGVNAIYEALPDIEWFRNHQFEKVSEWLGKVRMSVTMINAGTQHNVIPDRCSFVVDIRSNDCYSNLELLDEIKEAVSCEVTPRSTRLGSSHIPLTHPAVSKAIQMGRKCYGSPTLSDMAVMPFPAIKMGPGHTTRSHKADEFIYKHEITDGIAQYVELLAGLNLKEGI; the protein is encoded by the coding sequence ATGCCCGAAATATCCTCTTTCCATTTTCCTTCTGCCGACGGCGATTCTGCCATCGGGCTACTGGCTGCAATGATAGAAATTCCTTCATTGAGCCGCGAAGAAAATGCCGTAGCCGATTATCTGGAACATTGGATAGAAAGCTGCGGATATTCTGTAAACAGAACCGGCAATAATGTTTGGCTAATGGCGCCAGGATATGATGCAGAAAAACCCACCATATTACTCAATTCGCATATTGACACGGTGAAACCGAATGCCGGTTGGCAACGTAATCCTTTCAAAGCCACTTTTGAAGGAGATAAGCTCTACGGTCTGGGGAGCAATGATGCAGGTGCCAGCGTTGTAAGCCTTCTGCATACTTATTTTGAACTTGTTGCAAAAGAACAACCATACAATTTGATCTTCGCTGCTACAGCCGAAGAGGAAGTCTCCGGAACAAACGGCATTACATCATTGTTGCCTCTTTTACCGCCCATCGATTTTGCAGTAGTAGGCGAACCCACGGAAATGAATGTCGCCGTTGCGGAAAAAGGGCTAATGGTTCTCGATTGCGTTGTTTACGGACAAGCAGGTCACGCCGCACACGAAACCGGGGTAAATGCCATCTACGAAGCCTTACCAGATATTGAATGGTTCCGTAACCATCAATTTGAGAAAGTGTCTGAATGGCTGGGGAAGGTCAGAATGTCAGTCACAATGATTAATGCCGGAACACAGCACAATGTGATTCCTGACCGTTGTTCTTTCGTGGTAGATATCCGCAGCAACGATTGTTATTCAAATCTGGAATTGCTGGACGAAATCAAAGAGGCAGTTTCGTGCGAAGTAACCCCGCGATCAACCCGCCTCGGTTCATCGCATATTCCATTGACTCATCCTGCAGTAAGTAAGGCCATTCAAATGGGTCGTAAATGTTACGGCTCGCCAACGCTATCGGATATGGCTGTAATGCCTTTCCCTGCAATAAAAATGGGGCCGGGGCACACTACCCGATCTCATAAAGCCGATGAGTTTATTTACAAACACGAAATAACCGACGGGATTGCCCAATACGTCGAACTACTTGCCGGTCTGAACCTAAAGGAGGGCATATAA
- a CDS encoding radical SAM/SPASM domain-containing protein, with protein MTNNQFFRLYPVSVSIEPVNCCNLRCPECPAGNQSLTRKKEVMSWSLFTKTIDELSKSLFWVTLYFQGEPYLHPDFHAMVSYCHMKGIFTYTSSNAQLITTEVARKTVESGLDKIVISVDGLTQEVYEKYRQGGSLQKVIEAIQYLAYWKEELKSATPVIEAQFIVMKHNEFQVDDVKSTVLAWGADRVAFKTAQIDFERIEKFVPSQSKFSRYVKDENGGWRLKKRSKNRCWRQWAGAVVAVNGDVLPCCFDKNGEHVFGNIAEKSFFEIWNGEKANDFRKRVNTDRSDILICRNCSE; from the coding sequence ATGACAAATAACCAATTCTTCAGGTTGTATCCGGTATCTGTGTCGATAGAACCTGTCAATTGTTGTAATTTGCGTTGTCCTGAATGTCCGGCAGGGAATCAGTCTCTTACGAGAAAAAAAGAGGTGATGTCGTGGAGCCTTTTTACGAAAACGATTGATGAGCTCTCCAAATCACTGTTTTGGGTTACGCTCTATTTTCAGGGAGAACCATACCTGCACCCCGACTTTCATGCCATGGTCTCTTATTGTCATATGAAAGGAATATTTACCTATACATCGTCCAATGCACAACTGATTACCACTGAAGTAGCCAGAAAAACAGTAGAGTCAGGTCTTGATAAAATAGTGATTTCGGTGGATGGTTTAACGCAGGAAGTGTACGAGAAATATCGTCAGGGAGGTTCTCTGCAAAAGGTGATTGAGGCAATTCAGTACCTTGCATATTGGAAGGAGGAGCTTAAAAGTGCAACTCCTGTCATCGAAGCTCAGTTTATTGTTATGAAGCATAACGAGTTTCAGGTGGATGACGTGAAAAGTACGGTTTTGGCGTGGGGTGCCGATCGGGTGGCATTTAAAACGGCTCAAATTGACTTTGAAAGAATTGAAAAATTCGTGCCTTCTCAATCAAAATTCTCAAGATATGTAAAGGACGAAAATGGAGGCTGGAGACTAAAGAAGAGGTCTAAAAATCGATGTTGGCGCCAGTGGGCTGGTGCTGTGGTTGCCGTTAATGGTGATGTACTGCCCTGCTGTTTTGATAAGAACGGAGAGCACGTGTTCGGAAATATTGCTGAAAAAAGTTTTTTCGAAATCTGGAACGGAGAAAAGGCAAATGACTTCAGGAAGAGGGTAAATACGGACCGAAGCGATATCTTGATTTGCCGGAATTGCTCGGAATGA